The sequence gagatcaattagatgaagaaaattgaagaatgaaagtgtttgtaggtgtttttggtcgttggtgtatggattagatataaaggatatgtaattttgttttcatgcaaataagtcatgaatgattactcatatttttgtaattttatgagatatttcatgctagttgtcaaatgatggttcccacatgtgttaggtgactcatatgggctgctaagagctgatcattggagtgtatatactaatagtacatacatctaaaaactgtgtattgtacgagtacgaatacgggtgcatacgagtagaattgttgatgaaactgaacgaggatgtaattgtaagcatttttgttaagtagaagtattttgataagtgtattgaagtctttcaaaagtgtataaatacatattaaaacactacatgtatatacattttaactgagtcgttaagtcatcgttagtcgttacatgtaagtgttgttttgaaacctttaggttaacgatcttgttaaatgttgttaacccaatgtttataatgtcaaatgagattttaaattattatattatcatgatattatcatgtatgaatatctcttaatatgatatatatacattaaatgtctttacaacgataatcgttacatatatgtctcgtttaaaaatcattaagttagtagtcttgtttttacatatgtagttcattgttaatatacttaatgatatgtttacttatcataatatcatattaactatatatatatccatatatatgtcatcatatagtttttacaagttttaacgttcgtgaatcaccggtcaacttgggtggtcaattgtctatatgaaacatatttcaattaatcaagccttaacaagtttgattgcttaacatgttggaaacatttaatcatgtaaatatcaatctcaattaatatatataaaaacatgaaaaagttcgggtcactacaaaattaaCCTAATTATCTTATGTTATGTTATCAGTAGAACTGAAATATAGCTGACTAAAAATTAAAGACATCATATTAAAAGGACATAATTACGCAGATACTCCTGCGATTTTCACAAAATTACTTATTTAATCCCTAAACGTTTTTGTGTAGGTTTACAATTGAATAGATAATCCATGCGTCTGACAATCGTTAAAAATTTCATTAGCTTTATTCATGTGCTTTAGCACATGAAGGTAAAATagtcattttttctcttttcctaaCTTATCTCTTTCAACTAAAATCCCAAAATTAAAACCTGAACATCACAAAACCTAATTATCTTCAAACACACAAAATAGGATGTACGAATTCAAACGACCAATCACCAATGTTGTATGTGAAAGATTTTCTTCTTTATTAATATGCAAAACACGCCTCACAATATTCCAAACAAGTTCTACTACACAAATCTAGCAAAAAATTTACACAACACAAATTAATGAAACAAAATTTTGTTTATTATTATACATACGTTGTTTCATTATATTTCATTAACAACGTATGTATAATTAGCAAAATTTTACATCTAATTACATTCTATTGTTGTCTTAATATACATGATGTCTACATAAATCTTAAGAATATAGTGACAAATACTCCGTTATCAAAGTGAATTAGCTAGGTAACTAAAATAGAAAGTAACACTACATGATAAATTTAGGTAGCCTTATAATATGTGGTCTTAATACTCAAATCTTTGATCTATCTAAATTTGTTTATTAGTCAACCATAAATTAATGGTCCAACATTTCATTTGAATGAGTTAAAATGAAGGTCCGCTCTACTTTTTCTTCTTTTTTTCAAAAAATGTAACAACATTATAACAAATTAAAAGAGCAACAAGTACAAtcaataaaaaaaattcaaaacgagCGTACTCAAACTAAAATCATCAACATGGTAAAAATGCATGTTTGCTAGGcaataaaataaaactaaaactataaatatatgaataaataatattatactAAAATAAGAATAAACAAATAAGGCCACTCTACTTTGGACACTAAATGCACTTCATGACTTTTAAGTGTTGCACAATTCATTGTGAAAGCATATCTCATCTCCACAAATGTCACATAAGAAATGCCCATTTTTTCATCCAATAAACATTATATTGTTTTGATAAATTCTTTTAAGAACACATGTTTTATACTTTTTATTTTAGTTCATTTAACAAAATACCTTTAATTCATCATTCATAAAATAAAAGAACTAATCACCGacaatttaataaaacaattagagTCATGCATTATATAGTTATACTCTACAAGTACTTGATATTCATATATTTAACGCACAATTGTATAAATATTTTAAAGATTTTTATTACAATAATCCTTAAAGTTATCGTTAAGGTGTATAAACATAATAATATCgttccaaaaaaataaaaatatttgttTGGCGTGTGCTAAGGAAAAGGATAGCGGTAAGGACGGAGTTAGATAATAGAGGAATCGACTTGCATAGCGTTTGATGCTCGGTTTGTGATGATGAGTTGGAATCGGTTGAACACTCTATGATCTTTTGTGAGTACGGCAGTACGCTTTCGAGATTTGGACTCGTGTATTCAAATGGTGGAACCTTGGCAACTTCTCTAATCTTAGTCTTGATGAATTGTTGCTTGAAAATAATAATCGTGCAATGTCATATTGGGGTAAAAAGATATGGCAGGGGGTGGAATGGATTTGTGCGTATTTGATTTGGAAGAATCGGAACTCGGTGGTGTTCAAATACAAATGATGGAATGTACCGGTTGCAATAAGTGAGATTCAAGTAAAATCATTCGAGTAGATTTCAAAACGTGCAAACGGTAGTCTTCAATTGGCAAACGTGGTTATCGGCTCCAGAAATGTATTTATCTATAGTCTGATTTTTGTGTGATGCTACCTCTACATCCAAACGTTTATGTAATTATCGTGTAATTCGAGTCAGTCTTGTGGTTCATGTTTGTGTGTTTCTGGGACATCCCAGCTCCTTGTATCACAATTTCTTTGAGTTGTTAACATAGATTTGttgctttttttttaaaaaaaaaaaaaaaaaaaaaacatatcatTATGATAATCGCTACTTTATATTTATCGTATAAACCTATGTCctacggagtattattttttaCATTATAATGACAACTTCCCGTTAAAAAAATTCATAACTTAAAAAATATAACCTTTCATAAATTAAAGACATACAAACCAACCCTTTTTTAGTCGTCTTATTTTGTTTAACACCAAAAATTTAAAAGCTCAAACCCCCTAGTGagcaactaaataaactaaatagagGCCAACAACCAACATACAACGGCTAAAACGCTAAATAAAACAAAAAACTTACAATAGCTTTATAAGCAATTCGTTCCAACCAATGCTACATTTACTTCTATTACGATATCAATTAAGAGCAAAGTTACGAATCTAATCGAACAAGAGCTCCTTATTTAGTCGTTTTAATTTTGTTTTTTCTTGATTTgatttttttattctttttaataaGGCAAGAATATAATAAAAAAAACGAACTAACAAGAAGCTACTTAGTACACAAGATCACGCACAAACACCCAAACAAACTTTTACTTGATTTGATTTGAGTTGTCTAGTTGTGAGCTCTTGTAGGTTTCGTTTTTTGTTAAGCTCGATAGTTCCTTGTTGTATGGTTGTTGACGTTCATCTTTTTGATGAATCCTCAATGGATTTTTAAAATAAGTTCTCGTTTCTTTGAAAAAAAAGGAAAACCAGCCCTTTTTAAATATGGTTTTCATAATTATTATGTTAAACATTGGTCCGTATTTACCACCATATAGCATCACACTTTTCTAACAAGATGACCCATTTGACAACTATAATCATATATGGCTTCTCATTATTGTACTTTACATCAATCATTACTACAATAAATCAACAAATCATATcaatttaaatgaaataataagtaTACGTTTAGTCACAATCCTATGTAAACCCGACCCAACTCCACTGTACCCGGGTCAATCTATATGAGCAAGAGTCAAACCAAATCCAACCCACCTCCATTGAAACTATGTTCTGATGAAGAAGTTGAAACTGTAACGAACTCATTCAAATCAGACACACTATCTTGCAAATTCAATAGCAAATGTGAAGTGCTAAAACTCATTGATGGTTTAGCCTTTGGCACCACAGGCACATCAGCCTCACCCACAAGCATTTGAACCACATTTCGCATTGTGGGTCGAACCTCTGGGTCAGGGTGCGAACACACCAACCCAATCAACAACACTTTTCGCATTTCCACCTCATCAAACTCCCCACACAACCTCGGATCAGCTGCATTCAATAACCTGCCTGCCTTGTGCAAACCCCAAACCCATTCCACCAAATTACTATTATCCCTTACTTTCCCTGGCCCGATCTCCTTCTCGATGGGCCGTCGCCCAGTAGCAACTTCTAACACAACGGCACCATAGCTAAAAACATCGGTTTTCTCACTAGCCCTACCCGTTAACAAATACTCTGGCGCTAAGTACCCCATTGTCCCGGCCGCCACTGTGGCATCCGGTGACTTATCATGCTCGGTTCTTCGGGCCAACCCAAAATCACCCAATCTCGCATTGAACCCTTCATCCAACATAATGTTACTACTTTTTACATCTCTATGAATCACTTGATTCTCACATTCTTGATGCAAATACGCCAAAGCCGACGCCACACCCATCAAAATCTTGCTCCTATGAATCCATGGCAAAACCAATTTCGACTCGAAAAGCGCTTTATCAAGTGACCCATTTGGCATTAAGTCATAAACAAGCAAAATTTCACCTCTTTCATGACACCAACCTTGCAACCTCACAAGATTTCGATGTCGAAGCGTACCAATTATCGATAACTCGGATAAAAACTCGGACATACCTTGACCACCACTATGACTACACCTTTTAACGGCAACCACCTCGCCTGAATCCGATAACACACCCCGGTAAACCGTCCCAAACGCCCCATGCCCGATTACACGAGCCGGGTCAAAACTCTTTGTAGCTACTTTAAGCTCTTTGTAAAAAAACTCCTTAGGAGCTTTAATAATCTCCGTGTCAAAAAGGTGTGATTTTTTTGACTTTTTAAACTTCTTAGAATAAACCCATACCATAAAAACTGTACACAACACTAAAACAAATGCACTAGCTGTAACAACACCCACAACTGCCCCTGCCCCTTCTTTACACAAACTGTTACTACACTTGCTCTTTTTTTGGGTATGATGCCGAACCCGAGTTGACTCGGTCGGCGCAATGGATGGCGGCAACGGGTTAACAGAGTCAGCGGAAGGGTTTGTCAAGTTCACACTTGGAGGCGGTGGACGCGGTGCCACGTCATCAAATGATGAGTTAAACTTCCACCATTCAACCGAGTGAACTTCCGTGCTACCCTGAGTTGACCCGGTAAACCCAACAAACATAAACTCGTTAACATACTTATTCAGATCAAGAACCACCGATAAAACCGGCGAGCTAGGCTTAATATTCGAGTACGAAACAGAAACATTGATCCGACCCGTTGACCCATTAAACTCGACCCACGAGTTAACCTGATCCCCACTTTTTAAATCAACATTAAACGAATCCAAATCCGCAACGTACTTCGAAACCGTGGAGTTTAAATCCAAACCCAAATGATTCCCATTAATATCTTGAAATTGAACATCCATTAAAGTATCGAACTCGATACCGACAGCACCGGTGGGTACACCTAAGTACCCGCCGGGGCTGCCGACCGTCTCATCGGTGGCGGCTACCACAAATGCCAACCCGCCGCCGATAGAGTCAGGATTCAGATTCGAAATCGAGAACGAAAAGAACGAAGAGAAACTCGTTAGGGTTTCACTTCCGGGCCGTTTGAACCGTACCGGTTTCTTGTAAAGAACTGCTCCCGACCCAGAAGTCGGAACCGTCAGTTCCCGGGTCAGGATTATGCTTGTGTTAGTAAAGTGAGCATCACCTAACAGTATTAATGTGTTTAAAGATAGTGATTGGAAGTCAAATGAGATTGTTTCTGCAGATGCGTTGATCGGAAAATTAATAactatgattacaattattataaATGTAAGAAAGTATGATCGGAAAATATGGATGGAGGTTCGTCGGGAAAAAGAAGGCATTGTGATGTGTGTAATTTGATGAAGAATAATAATGGACAGAAAGTTGATTTTTTAGGAAATAAAGAAGAGAGGTTGCTGAGGTGGATGACACGTGTCAGATATAACGGTCATATTTCTCGGTTCATTGTGTGAAAGATTCTTCATCTTTTCACTAAATTTCCATAGGGAGTATGAACGTAGCTTTCAATGTCATGTGATTGTGCAATAATGTCAAACGTATTATCGTATCTATAGTCGTATCATCAAGAAATATAACATTATTTTGTAATATCTtgtaatatatattatacatatacattatacattatatattcttatttataTACAAATCTTTAAAAGATATTTTTAATTTTAGTAATTTACTTCTGcatatttctgttttaatttactTCTATTTATTTAAAGATTTTCGATTATAATCATTATACAAATACAAATGGCTACGGAGTGGTAAAAGAGTTTCGTACTACAATTTGGCAAAACGAAAATACAAATGGCTGTTGAAACAACAGAACTCAAAGAAAAAACCAAACCTCTGTGTGTCTTATGGATTTAGCCGTTTTCGAAAGGAAAGTCGATTAAAACCTGACACAAAATGTTTATTCAATTACCACTTTAAAGAACGTGCATTTTATCTTTTTCATGTTTTCAACAATAACTAACTTTAAATTGTGTcatgaataaatgtatgaacaAATATTTTGCAATTTGTCGTGTTTTGGATTCATTATACTTTCTCAATTCAGCAATAACGTACTTATTTATTCACAAGGTGTTCTATATCTTTTTTATTTAGCTATAATTCTTTCCAAATCACTAACTTATTTATCTGACATTTTGTGTCTATAGAGTTAAGATAAGCGGAGCAGCATGTAGTAAGGTAAATCTCACAAATCATGTATAATGTTAATTTTGTGCCACACAATAATATATTAGGCCAGTTTTAATTATATCAAACCATTAactttgaatataaatattatcattagtcAAGATTTTCATCCTTCTAAATGTATCGTACAGCTAATTCAGTATCAATAATCACGTTTTCAAATACTATATTTCTAAATAATCAAACATATATGTTCAGTTTATTTGGTTAAGAGTCGTCGTGCAACGCACAGACTCTTAAAGGccagtttatatatattctatatcttatatctatatctatattatatatatatatatatatatatatatatatatatatatatatatatatatatatatatatatatatatatatatacacactgttgtaaacggcgtccgttgcgacgtccgttgcggcgttttggtgactaaaccgtttcgaccccgtcccgttttcttataagccggtcaaccgtcaaaagtcaggtcaaatgcaggaaaaattgggtcagcGCCTGGTCAAAAATCAGAAATTCTgataaaatcggtcataagtcggtcaaatcaatcaaaattgacttagtttagtattccattttgtattatattaacgttaatagcaattataggtacaaacttgtcaacgaagtttttagctctaaaatatgtgtaaatatatatttatatatatataaggcaacattagtcaacatctgtttcgaccccgtctcggctcCGTTTTTTCCGTTGCAACGTTTTGAGGTCGCTATCGTTTcagccccgtctcgcgtctttttcaactttatatatatatatatatatatatatatatatatatagtggtaggatcaagagggaagtaaccaatcggggggaagcgggggaaacaatttttttcttcgttttttgaaaaaacttggtcacgaacattataaattagatgaaaatatgaacatttaataaagacactttgtgataaattgtaacgacccgtcaaaatcgctattgacgcggcacgttaatcattgattccacagtgaggttttgacctctatatgatacgttttgataaaatattgcattcattaaaataagtgactttctaaacatagaaagttataaacatgtaggagagtgcttaggtataagcaaaaccccaaaatacataagtctttaatttacaggttgacatcacagtccaattatttattgcacaacgcagttttattttgaatgcaataaactttgtacaaagcatgagagactccatgcaggcaacaagcacatcacagcggaagcagtctaaggacctgagaataaaacatgctaaaaagtcaacacgaatgttggtgagttatagttttaattgctcgagtcataaacatatataaagatagaccacaagatttcatcaaaagtttatcaatagattctacgtaacagagcaccctggtaactaaacttaacgctatattgataattaccccattcgttttaatacacgcaaaccaacgtgtcttaaactcaaataacatacgtccgttaaaaggctagcgctctagctcggacggggatgtcaagccctatggatccatatacaattattcgcgcccaccagtccatatcctatgtactggcagctactaattaccaaagctaagggattttcggtttaactcagtgtagaatttagtatgtacttgtgtcttattgcgattaaaataaattgcatgtattctcagcccaaaaatatttaaagtatttaaaaagggagactataaactcacagttcaatattgagactcaatattgtagaaaaattgcgtagacgtaatgacggtagacgactgtatggttggccttggattcaagaacaataccccaaacaatactcaatatttccttagcttaaagcggtttgaaacccgaattaaaacaccatcGAATATACttttttattattaacttaaatttaaattataattataattataaatttaaatttaaattacagaagaaaatatgttgtgaagtatatcgtcgaacaaactggcctttttatagtacttttccatttactgtagctcatgcgatcgcatgagttttcagtgtttttgccatgcgatcgcatggccgccttttccgattttgtttgctagttcgtcgacatcaaatagtgttttactgtagcaatagtgtttactgtagtaaatagtgtttattgtagcaattcactgtagcaaagtcgttttcactgtagcactgtagcaaatagtggtttcactgtagcaaatagtgtgttactgtagcaaatagtgttttactgtagcaaagtcatttttactgtagcaaatagtgttttactgaagGAAAgtcttttttacttgtacatcttataatatatatatatatatacatacatataattgttcatgaatcgtcgagagtagtcaaaggtaattttatatatgaaacagttctaaaatttttgagactcaatctaacagactttgtttaacgtgtcaaaataataaatcgtatagagaattgatttaaataagtcgaaattttccgggtcattacagtacctccccgttaaagaaaatttcgtcccgaaattttgagtagtacctgttttatgagcgatatcagtgaacaaatgtggatacttttgcttcatttgatcttcacgttcccaagtaaactcgggtcctcgtctcgTGTTCCaatgaaccctaactatcggtattttgttttgttttaattgtttgacctcacggtccatgatttcaacaggttcttcgataaaatggagtttatcattgattcgtattccgtcaagaggaattacgacatcctcttcagctaaacatttcttcaaatttaacacgtgaaatgtgtcgtgaacactattaagttcttgcggtagctttaatcgataagcaactgctccaattctttcggtgatttcaaagggtcctacgtacctaggacttagctttcctcgtttaccgaatcgtacaacgccattccagggtgacactttcaacatgactttgtcgcccacttgaaattcgaatagttttcttcttacatcagcataactcttttggcgactcatggccgttttcaatcgctgttgtatttgaatgatcttgtcggtggtttcatgaataatttctggtccagtaagttgtctttctcctacttcactccaacagataggagatctgcactttctaccgtaaagtgcttcaaatggcgctgcgttgatgctcgtatgatagctgttattatatgaaaattctgccaacggtaagtgtcgatcccaactggttccaaagtcaatcacgcatgcccgtaacatgtcttccaatgtttgtattgttctttcactttgaccatctgtctgtgggtgataagcggtgctcatatctaatcgagttctcaatgctttttgtaatgactgccagaaacgtgatgtgaatcgggtgtcgcgatcagatatgatggagataggtacaccatgcctggaaactacttccttcaaatataggcgtgctaatttctccatactgtctgtctcctttattggtagaaagtgagctgatttagttagacgatcaactatcacccaaatagtatcatgactacttgcagtccttggcaatttcgtaatgaaatctatggttattctttcccatttccactgcggaatttccggttgttgcagtaatcctgatggcttttggtgctcagctttgacctttgcacacgtcaaacatttgcttacataagtagcaatttctgtcttcatattaggccaccaatagaacttcttgagatcgtggtacattttcccattttctggatgaattgagtacctcgttttgtgtgcttcatccagtactagttgccttaagtTACCATGTTTttgtacccatatcctaccaccaaaatacagggttccatcgacttttacttcaagttgtttttctaatcttttgctcatttcaccttttttccttttcttcttttaaagcttctaactgtgctgcttgaatttgctttgtgggatcagtacgaattgtaatattcaaagctcggaccctaagaggttttactctttcttttcgacttagggcaccAGCTACAACATTAACcattccggggtggtaacggatttcacaatcgtaatcgcttAACAATCTATCccgcgacgttgcctcatattgagttgtttttgatcaaaaatatgctgaagactcttatggtcagtgtacactgtacacttggtgccatatagatagtgtctccatattttgagtgcaaaaactactgctccaagttctaaatcgtgcgtcgtatagttcttttcatgaatttttaggtgtcgtgaggcatatgcgataacttttgtgcattgcattaatacacatcctaaaccttggcgcgaagcgtcacaatagttcacgaaatcatcatttccttctggtaatgacaaaatgggtgcagacgttaacttattctttaataactggaatgaggattcctgttccgtggaccaatcatacttctttcccttttgagtcaatgcagttaagggtttggcgattctagagaaatcttgaatgaatcttcggtagtaaccagcaagacctaagaattggcggatttgtgttggagtcttcggtgtttcccatttactaatggcttcgatcttggcagggtcaactttaattccatgtttactgacaacatggtccaaaaattgtacttcttgtaaccagaaatcacacttcaaaaattttgcgtacaattcttctttcttgagtatctctagtaccagtcttaagtgttgctcatgttcttccttgttcttcgagtaaatcaatatgtcgtcgataaaaacaatgacaaatttgtctaaatacggtctacagatgcgattcattagatccatggatactgctggagcattagttaatccaaaaggcatgaatagaaactcatagtgaccgtaacgggttctgaacgcggttttaggaacatcttcttccttcactctcagctgatgatatccgaagCGTAGATCAattttagaataaacacttgatccttgcaattgatcaaacaaatcatcaatcctcggtaatgggtaccgattcttgatcgttaatttatttaattctcggtaatctatgcacattctcatatgtaacgtcctcccaatagggtctggaaggaacgtcactaatatcaaaacataccaacatattataataaacgagaacaatactaaatgatgaatttaactttaatgagtacgcagcggaaaatgaaatatcgttacaatgacaggaataacaatatcgtaaatgttcacatgcagaagtaataaatgcgatatctcttgatcctatgtccaagtagcatcatataagcagtaagtataagagcttgaatcaaacagcacctgagacaaaacatgctaaagtgtcaaccaaaaaaggttgagtgaagttcataggtttaacaaaaagtttgtcgttgttttagaccacaagatttagtttgtaaagttgatctcccgcaggatcaagaagttatgccaatgcgtgatatttagactaaacgtttaagtttgccccatgacaagttgtgtctatccttgtcggtttaatttcattattaagtaatacaatgacttggtcaaatgtatcggggacgttactcccaataggcctacccccaataattaagcatgccgcagcaattaaaaatatcactgtagggacttagtcggacatagccgggtatagcatagtttaacagtttggtacttgtgtctaaagtgtaaaaagtaaaaacagcatgtgtctcaccccaagtaaaagtaattaagtttgctagcatttaaagaggggctatgaattcaccttagtaagtagagagagagttattcctttgaataaagagttgaacgagtgagcaggaaagtcagtctattgacatttaagagtagttaagtgttttgcccatgtttaaatttaagtatgtgtttaagtatagtttgttttactaagtttctattcctagtaagtttctatttttataaagttttcatttttagaaagtttcttattttactaagtttctatgactagagagtttctacttttatcaatgttttccattttaggatacttgctgtattagataagcttccaatcacccatttcccttcgaatggctaatttagatctaggggcttgagccataggaccctttaaatcggaaatccaaaccctctgcctagaatctcatagaaaccattcgtcaagaaagttcgaagatctatacatctctaatacatatcccaaaatgtttttatgttacaatataagtagtaggttataggtgctagtaatagtaatagtgtatacatgttatttattttatttttaattgcatataatttataacattatttacatatttcggtaaaaataataatcgaagtaaaaagtaaaaagtaaaaaagtaaaaagtaaaaagtaaaaaaaaataa comes from Rutidosis leptorrhynchoides isolate AG116_Rl617_1_P2 chromosome 4, CSIRO_AGI_Rlap_v1, whole genome shotgun sequence and encodes:
- the LOC139844403 gene encoding L-type lectin-domain containing receptor kinase VIII.1-like, producing the protein MPSFSRRTSIHIFRSYFLTFIIIVIIVINFPINASAETISFDFQSLSLNTLILLGDAHFTNTSIILTRELTVPTSGSGAVLYKKPVRFKRPGSETLTSFSSFFSFSISNLNPDSIGGGLAFVVAATDETVGSPGGYLGVPTGAVGIEFDTLMDVQFQDINGNHLGLDLNSTVSKYVADLDSFNVDLKSGDQVNSWVEFNGSTGRINVSVSYSNIKPSSPVLSVVLDLNKYVNEFMFVGFTGSTQGSTEVHSVEWWKFNSSFDDVAPRPPPPSVNLTNPSADSVNPLPPSIAPTESTRVRHHTQKKSKCSNSLCKEGAGAVVGVVTASAFVLVLCTVFMVWVYSKKFKKSKKSHLFDTEIIKAPKEFFYKELKVATKSFDPARVIGHGAFGTVYRGVLSDSGEVVAVKRCSHSGGQGMSEFLSELSIIGTLRHRNLVRLQGWCHERGEILLVYDLMPNGSLDKALFESKLVLPWIHRSKILMGVASALAYLHQECENQVIHRDVKSSNIMLDEGFNARLGDFGLARRTEHDKSPDATVAAGTMGYLAPEYLLTGRASEKTDVFSYGAVVLEVATGRRPIEKEIGPGKVRDNSNLVEWVWGLHKAGRLLNAADPRLCGEFDEVEMRKVLLIGLVCSHPDPEVRPTMRNVVQMLVGEADVPVVPKAKPSMSFSTSHLLLNLQDSVSDLNEFVTVSTSSSEHSFNGGGLDLV